From a single Nicotiana tomentosiformis chromosome 2, ASM39032v3, whole genome shotgun sequence genomic region:
- the LOC138905433 gene encoding uncharacterized protein, which translates to MWALNKLNLDWELAANLRVEHLTELDEFRYYAYASSSLYKEKMKYLRYKYIWNKEFKVGDLVLLFNYRLRMFPGKPKSKWSGPFEIMDVTPFDALDLKNKNNEVFRVNGHRMKHYLEMFVMATLWQ; encoded by the coding sequence ATGTGGGCTTTAAataaattgaatcttgattgggaattagccgctaacttgagggttgaaCATTTGAcagaattggatgagttccggtactatgcctatgcaagttcgtccttgtacaaagagaagatgaagtaccttcgttacaaatacatttggaacaaagagttcaaggtgggcgatcttgttttgttaTTCAACTatcggttgaggatgtttcctggAAAGCCgaaatctaaatggagtggtccctttgaaattatggATGTGACCCCTTTTgatgcattggacttgaagaacaaaaacaatgaggtatttcgagtcaatggtcaccggatGAAGCACTATTTGGAAATGTTtgtgatggccacgttgtggcagtga